A single Mangrovimonas sp. YM274 DNA region contains:
- a CDS encoding DUF456 domain-containing protein: MDIFLITIASLCMILGIAGSFLPILPGPLLSWIGLLLIGFSKNIPLSQTFLILTFIIATVIMILDYIIPAVGTKRYGGSRAGIVGTSIGLIIGLLFLGPFGIIIGPFIGALIGELINKSSLNTAMKAAWGSFLGFLASTFMKFVISIVYLGFFIAKLVDNWSSITS; the protein is encoded by the coding sequence ATGGACATATTTTTAATTACAATTGCATCCTTGTGTATGATTTTAGGAATTGCGGGAAGCTTTTTACCCATTCTACCAGGACCATTACTAAGCTGGATAGGTTTATTGCTTATTGGCTTTTCAAAAAACATTCCACTAAGTCAAACTTTTTTAATACTCACATTTATTATAGCAACCGTGATTATGATTTTGGATTACATTATTCCTGCCGTTGGCACCAAACGATATGGAGGTAGTAGAGCTGGCATTGTTGGCACCTCAATAGGACTTATTATTGGCTTGCTTTTTCTTGGCCCCTTCGGAATTATTATTGGGCCATTTATAGGAGCCTTAATAGGAGAACTAATCAACAAAAGCTCTTTGAACACCGCCATGAAAGCGGCTTGGGGATCGTTTTTGGGTTTTTTAGCCTCAACCTTTATGAAGTTTGTTATCTCCATAGTGTACTTAGGCTTCTTTATTGCCAAACTGGTTGATAATTGGAGCAGTATCACCTCGTAA
- a CDS encoding response regulator gives MMQQINILMVDDHPMIIEGYQNTLMATKNDDQVLLIDTANNCDTANELLQRSANERPYDVCFFDISLPSSTDGTITSGEDLAKIARDIMPHSKIIILTMFNESYRIHNIIKEVQPDGFLIKSDLTSIELAEAFQHILVSPPYYSSTVNNYLKKTVSSDVYIDDINRKILHLLSQGIKTRSLKEYIDLSMSAIEKRKKQMKLLFSVEDGKDETLLKEARDKGFL, from the coding sequence ATGATGCAGCAGATAAATATCTTAATGGTAGACGATCACCCAATGATTATTGAAGGATATCAAAATACTTTGATGGCAACAAAAAATGATGATCAAGTACTTTTAATTGATACTGCAAATAACTGCGATACCGCCAACGAACTGTTGCAACGTTCGGCAAATGAACGACCTTATGACGTTTGTTTTTTTGATATCAGTTTGCCTAGTTCGACAGATGGTACAATTACCTCAGGCGAAGATTTGGCGAAAATTGCCCGGGATATTATGCCTCATTCTAAAATCATTATTCTTACCATGTTCAATGAATCGTATAGAATTCACAATATAATCAAGGAAGTACAACCTGATGGATTTTTGATTAAGAGTGACCTAACCTCAATAGAGTTGGCAGAAGCTTTTCAGCATATCTTGGTATCACCACCTTATTACAGCAGTACCGTAAATAATTACTTGAAGAAGACTGTTTCCAGTGATGTTTATATTGACGATATCAACAGGAAAATACTCCATTTGCTTTCGCAAGGGATTAAAACCAGAAGCCTGAAAGAATATATAGACCTTTCTATGAGTGCCATCGAAAAGCGCAAAAAACAGATGAAATTGTTGTTTTCGGTGGAAGATGGCAAAGATGAAACACTTTTAAAGGAAGCACGTGATAAAGGATTTTTATAG
- a CDS encoding ATP-binding protein: MSQNEDYPLQERLEFAIRSVKMAEIEGVDSTILASNRKLSLMYFLTEEYVEYVKINQRNVKLAKKLNDTVSLGVASSNLGYFYHYDKKIDSAYFYLNKALDYAVVLRDKEGQADVLTNIAEMQVMEKDYMSGEENAIKAIKLLEKQPKSKYNLGNQWMLHNLIGIVSNKLQHFDKAVQYYDRAIDIANEMEDGFVEKCISKNNKAFVYRKKGDYKTALQLYKSLLPYRLEFEDYDPSFYALIVDNIAYTKLEAGHTDYDAMEVMFKEAYKMSDSLEDPGTKQAVCLDISKFYAKLQQKDSALVYAQEARKLSRETSSNEIYLDALMVLSELKEGDSGKAYLNEHIKLSDSLLNVERNVRNKFARIEFETDLIEQENQRISRERFWLFVVSIVLLFTLFLLYIIATQRAKNKELRFKQDQQKANEEIYNLMLSQQDKVEEARAHEKKRISEELHDGILGRLFGTRLSLDSLSFSEGQEAAKSRIGYISELKKIEEDIRKISHDLNTDFVSGSGFMDIVGELVEKQANAYQLKYTFDYTDDINWENVPNKTKINIYRIIQESLQNIYKHAEAQLVNIEVDLQEDTIVVTLKDDGRGFDINRSRKGIGLKNINSRIAEVDGKLSISSAPKQGTKIKIEIPYIN, from the coding sequence ATGTCCCAAAATGAGGACTATCCATTGCAGGAACGTTTGGAGTTTGCAATAAGATCGGTTAAAATGGCTGAAATTGAAGGAGTAGATTCCACGATTTTAGCTAGTAATAGAAAGTTGTCTTTAATGTACTTTTTGACAGAAGAATATGTGGAGTATGTGAAGATTAACCAGAGGAATGTTAAACTGGCCAAAAAGTTAAATGATACAGTTTCACTTGGAGTGGCCAGTTCCAATTTGGGGTATTTTTATCATTATGATAAGAAGATTGATAGTGCTTATTTTTACCTCAATAAGGCTTTAGATTATGCCGTAGTGCTTAGGGATAAAGAGGGACAGGCTGATGTTTTAACGAACATTGCTGAGATGCAGGTGATGGAGAAGGATTATATGAGCGGTGAGGAAAATGCAATTAAGGCTATTAAATTACTAGAGAAGCAACCAAAAAGTAAGTATAATTTGGGAAATCAATGGATGCTTCACAATTTAATAGGTATTGTTTCCAATAAACTACAGCATTTTGATAAGGCTGTCCAGTATTATGATCGGGCAATTGATATTGCTAATGAAATGGAAGACGGTTTTGTAGAGAAGTGCATTTCTAAAAATAATAAGGCTTTTGTTTACCGGAAAAAAGGAGACTATAAAACAGCTTTGCAGCTTTACAAGAGTTTACTGCCATATCGATTGGAGTTTGAAGATTACGATCCTTCTTTCTATGCTTTGATTGTTGATAACATTGCATATACCAAACTAGAGGCCGGTCATACCGATTATGATGCCATGGAGGTCATGTTTAAGGAGGCTTACAAAATGTCTGACAGTCTAGAAGATCCTGGTACTAAGCAGGCCGTATGTTTGGATATTTCTAAGTTCTATGCCAAATTGCAGCAAAAGGATTCCGCTCTGGTATATGCTCAAGAGGCTAGGAAATTGAGTCGAGAGACTTCTTCAAACGAGATATATCTTGATGCCTTAATGGTCCTTTCTGAGTTGAAAGAAGGCGATTCTGGTAAAGCTTATTTAAATGAGCATATAAAATTAAGTGACAGTTTGCTGAATGTTGAACGGAATGTGCGCAACAAATTTGCTAGAATTGAATTTGAAACCGACCTCATTGAACAGGAGAATCAAAGGATTTCAAGGGAACGATTTTGGCTTTTTGTAGTGTCTATTGTTTTATTGTTTACACTTTTTCTATTGTATATCATAGCCACCCAAAGAGCAAAAAACAAAGAGTTAAGATTTAAACAGGATCAGCAAAAGGCTAATGAGGAAATCTATAACTTGATGCTCTCCCAACAAGATAAAGTAGAAGAGGCTCGAGCACATGAAAAGAAGCGTATTTCCGAGGAGTTGCATGATGGGATTCTAGGGCGCTTGTTTGGGACTAGGCTTAGTCTAGATAGTTTGAGCTTTAGTGAGGGGCAGGAAGCTGCTAAAAGTAGAATTGGGTATATTTCTGAGCTCAAGAAGATTGAAGAAGATATAAGAAAAATTTCCCATGATTTGAATACCGATTTTGTGTCTGGTTCTGGATTTATGGATATTGTTGGAGAGCTCGTAGAAAAACAGGCTAATGCTTATCAGTTAAAATATACATTTGATTATACAGATGATATTAATTGGGAAAATGTACCTAATAAAACCAAAATCAATATTTATAGAATCATTCAGGAATCGCTTCAAAATATATACAAACATGCCGAGGCACAGTTGGTAAACATAGAAGTGGATTTACAAGAAGATACCATTGTTGTGACCCTTAAAGACGATGGGAGAGGGTTTGATATAAATAGAAGCCGAAAGGGTATAGGTTTAAAAAATATCAACTCCAGAATTGCGGAAGTTGATGGTAAATTATCCATCAGTTCAGCTCCAAAACAGGGAACAAAAATTAAAATAGAAATTCCATATATAAACTAA
- a CDS encoding glycoside hydrolase family 5 protein translates to MSRISVTGNSFTTEAGDTIIFRGLNTSDPDKLKKDGYWTKSYFKEIKNWGANLVRFPVHPPRWNERGHEAYLQLLDDGIKWAGELGMYVIIDWHSIGNLRTQMYQSDIYDTTPKETYDFWRKIAKRYGNNPTVAFYELFNEPTTYNHELGTITWEQWSDFNKEMITIIRANGGQGIPLVAGFNWAYDLTPVQDAPLDIEGIAYVSHPYPQKREKPWEAKWTADWGFVKHKYPIILTEIGFCGPEDPGAHQPVISDESYGDAITKYCDERGISYMIWVFDKEWAPRLFTDDKYTPSRHGTYFKKKLQSYKY, encoded by the coding sequence ATGTCACGAATTAGTGTTACAGGAAATAGCTTTACCACGGAAGCTGGGGATACAATTATTTTCAGAGGTTTAAACACTAGTGATCCTGACAAGCTGAAGAAGGATGGTTATTGGACCAAAAGTTATTTTAAGGAAATCAAAAATTGGGGTGCCAATTTAGTTAGATTTCCTGTGCATCCCCCCAGATGGAATGAACGAGGCCATGAAGCTTATCTACAACTTTTAGACGACGGGATTAAATGGGCAGGGGAATTAGGCATGTATGTTATTATAGATTGGCATAGCATTGGCAACCTTAGAACCCAAATGTACCAATCAGACATTTATGATACCACACCAAAGGAAACCTATGATTTTTGGCGTAAGATTGCCAAGCGCTACGGAAATAATCCAACTGTGGCATTTTACGAACTTTTTAATGAGCCCACTACCTACAACCATGAGCTTGGCACCATTACCTGGGAGCAGTGGTCTGATTTCAATAAAGAAATGATAACGATTATACGCGCCAATGGAGGTCAGGGTATCCCTTTGGTTGCTGGATTTAATTGGGCCTATGATCTCACCCCCGTCCAAGACGCCCCATTAGACATTGAAGGCATTGCCTATGTTAGTCATCCCTATCCGCAAAAAAGAGAAAAGCCCTGGGAAGCTAAATGGACTGCTGATTGGGGATTTGTAAAACACAAATACCCCATAATACTCACAGAAATTGGTTTTTGCGGCCCCGAAGACCCTGGAGCACACCAACCGGTTATTAGCGATGAAAGTTACGGAGATGCCATTACTAAATATTGCGATGAACGCGGCATATCCTATATGATTTGGGTATTTGACAAAGAGTGGGCACCACGGTTATTTACAGATGATAAATACACCCCCTCAAGACACGGCACCTATTTTAAAAAGAAACTTCAGAGCTACAAGTATTAA